The proteins below are encoded in one region of Hordeum vulgare subsp. vulgare chromosome 3H, MorexV3_pseudomolecules_assembly, whole genome shotgun sequence:
- the LOC123441947 gene encoding protein BIG GRAIN 1-like: MCISSRSTESSKAASSSSSTTSASSPSSSERSCHGQFRRILSGLAHGEAAVTKKQQQKKHVDEALHYSYYYRPSLAGSYRAPGPHATTSSSSECSSYGGFSSSEAESSNHRRLRPIRTVVPGGQPAPAPEKKAKKPAAAGASIRAKLTDLRKPASPGARLAGFLNTIFAGKRSAPQTLPSARAAAAEYACSSASSYSRSCLSKTPSTRGPVNRTVRFVDGDREAPATVPGADRQRVPALAVGRRLPVGEAGEDAPELAVAGARRGRRRLCRGR; the protein is encoded by the coding sequence ATGTGCATCTCGTCGCGGAGCACGGAGAGCTCGaaggccgcctcctcctcgtcatcaacGACCTCtgcatcgtcgccgtcgtcctcggaGCGCTCCTGCCACGGCCAGTTCCGGCGCATCCTCTCCGGCCTCGCccacggggaggcggcggtgaccAAGAAGCAGCAGCAGAAGAAGCACGTGGATGAGGCCCTGCACTACAGCTACTACTACAGGCCGTCGCTCGCGGGGAGCTACCGGGCGCCGGGGCCGCACGCCACCACGTCCAGCTCCTCCGAGTGCTCCAGCTACGGCGGCTTCTCGTCGTCCGAGGCTGAGTCGTCCAACCACCGCCGCCTGCGCCCCATCCGCACCGTGGTGCCCGGCGGTCAGCCCGCACCCGCGCCggagaagaaggccaagaagccggcggcggcgggggcctcGATCCGCGCCAAGCTCACGGACCTCCGCAAGCCGGCCTCCCCCGGCGCGCGCCTCGCGGGCTTCCTCAACACCATCTTCGCCGGCAAGCGCAGCGCGCCGCAGACCCTGCCCTCGgcccgggcggcggcggcggagtacGCGTGCTCCTCGGCGTCGTCCTACTCGCGGTCGTGCCTGAGCAAGACGCCGTCCACGCGCGGGCCCGTGAACCGCACCGTGCGGTTCGTGGACGGCGACCGCGAGGCGCCGGCCACGGTGCCCGGGGCGGACCGGCAGAGGGTGCCGGCGCTGGCGGtgggccgccgcctccccgtgggCGAGGCCGGAGAGGATGCGCCGGAACTGGCCGTGGCAGGAGCGCGCAGAGGACGACGGCGACTATGCAGAggccgatga